Proteins found in one Solirubrobacterales bacterium genomic segment:
- a CDS encoding PAC2 family protein: MDPVIWEADPPQLRSPILVCAFAGWNDAANAASAALEAVAASLDGDVVARIDPEEFYDFQVNRPTISLVEGQTRQIDWPENELLTVSVPTADRDLVLLSGVEPNIRWRTFADAILRAAERLGVRMVITLGALIADVAHTRPVPITGLASDPDLVEQLGLSRSSYEGPTGIVGVVHDACRRREITSASLWAAVPHYVAAVPNPKAALALLRRLEGLTGIAVEASDLEDATGRFEEQVDRAVSANPEIEELVQNLEAAQEGEFDPTREVPSADDIAQEFQSFLRQRGTDKN; this comes from the coding sequence ATGGATCCCGTCATCTGGGAGGCCGATCCGCCCCAGCTTCGCTCGCCCATCCTGGTCTGCGCCTTCGCGGGGTGGAACGACGCGGCCAATGCGGCCAGCGCGGCGCTGGAGGCGGTCGCCGCCTCACTGGACGGGGACGTTGTCGCCCGGATCGACCCAGAGGAGTTCTACGACTTCCAGGTCAACCGCCCCACGATCAGCCTGGTCGAGGGCCAGACCCGGCAGATCGACTGGCCTGAGAACGAGCTGCTGACAGTCAGCGTGCCCACCGCGGATCGCGATCTGGTCCTGCTCAGCGGGGTCGAGCCAAACATTCGCTGGCGCACGTTCGCCGACGCGATCCTGAGGGCCGCCGAACGCCTTGGAGTGCGGATGGTGATCACTTTGGGAGCCCTGATCGCCGACGTCGCCCACACGCGTCCCGTGCCGATCACTGGCCTTGCCTCCGACCCCGACCTTGTCGAGCAGCTGGGCCTCAGCCGCTCCAGCTACGAGGGCCCGACCGGGATCGTCGGCGTGGTGCACGACGCCTGCCGGCGGCGCGAGATCACGTCGGCGAGCCTTTGGGCGGCGGTCCCGCACTACGTCGCCGCAGTCCCCAATCCGAAGGCGGCACTGGCACTGTTGCGCCGCCTGGAGGGACTGACGGGCATCGCAGTCGAGGCCTCTGACCTCGAGGACGCCACGGGGCGCTTCGAGGAACAGGTCGATCGGGCCGTCTCCGCGAACCCGGAGATCGAGGAGCTGGTGCAAAACCTGGAGGCTGCGCAGGAAGGCGAATTCGACCCCACCCGGGAGGTCCCATCGGCCGACGACATCGCCCAGGAGTTCCAGAGCTTCCTCCGTCAGCGAGGCACGGACAAGAACTGA